The Vigna radiata var. radiata cultivar VC1973A unplaced genomic scaffold, Vradiata_ver6 scaffold_261, whole genome shotgun sequence genome contains the following window.
TCAAATAAATCGTCAATAATGCATAACATAAACATTGTACTCAACAATAGCATCCCCACTCTTGAAATCAACCCAATGGGTCCTAGCCTCTGCATAGCCTCTTGCAAACCTGAAAAGGCCACTGCCTCCGATCACAGGCATCTCCCTCACCTTGTTGAAAACACAGTTCCTCCCCAAGATGGTGATGGTGCTGCCATTGTACTTCCCGTCAGAGAATGCAAAGTTCATGGCCATGAGAAGATCAATTTCAGTCTGGGAAGCTGAGGCATAGAATCCCTGAGCCTTGCCCACAAGCTTGGAGCTCAATTCGGGCCCCAAAGTCAAAGGGTTGTCGATCATATTGACCAAGCCAAATGCTGTGGTGGTGTTGAGCTTCAAAGACGGTGGAACAACCGACACTGAAGTGGGGTTGCGCCCACTAAGAATGTCATGCCAATAGAACTTGAAATGACtgagtttttctttcttctttaagCCTAACAGCTTGCGGTCTACGGCATGGCCAAACTCAGAGTCTTCTTGGGCATTGAGAAGGTGGAAAGAGAGGAGAAGGAGTGAGAATGTGAGGAAAGAAAGAGGGTTTGGCATGGTGTGTTTGGTGCCAAATTTGGATGGAGAAGAAGGGTTTGGGAGTGGAAAAGGGGGTGAAG
Protein-coding sequences here:
- the LOC106755113 gene encoding dirigent protein 22 → MPNPLSFLTFSLLLLSFHLLNAQEDSEFGHAVDRKLLGLKKKEKLSHFKFYWHDILSGRNPTSVSVVPPSLKLNTTTAFGLVNMIDNPLTLGPELSSKLVGKAQGFYASASQTEIDLLMAMNFAFSDGKYNGSTITILGRNCVFNKVREMPVIGGSGLFRFARGYAEARTHWVDFKSGDAIVEYNVYVMHY